Below is a window of Halomicrobium mukohataei DSM 12286 DNA.
TGGGTGTGTCGAGGCAATCGAGACGGCGAAGTGTCGGTCGTCTGGATGGCACCCTCTCTAATTACACTTAATTAGTTTTTAGCGTCTTCGTTCTGTCTTTTGCCATGATCCGTTTTCAGTGCCTGCTGCCGGCGACTGACCGGTTGCGATCACTCTCCGTGATTTGAGGGATATGACACCGTGGAGACCCACCGTCGATCGATCCTGAAGGCTGCCTCTTATCGCCTGTTCGCCACGAGTGTGGTTTTCGGGGTCGCCGTCCTCTTTACCGGCGAGTTCGGGGCCTCGGCGAAGATCGGACTCTCGGCCGCGGTCGCGAAGACGGTGCTGTACTACGTCTGGGAACGGCAGTGGAGCAGCATCGAGTGGGGGCTGGCCCAACCGGAGTGACCGATCGAGAGTGACCATCTTCAGTCAGGTGGGGAGTGCGAAGACGAATCCGAGCAACACGAGCGGAACGGCGAACACCAGCGAGTACCAGACGCCGCCGACTGCCAGCAACAGCCACGTCGACGCCCCGTAGCCGGTGGGATCCCAGTCCAGTCCCGCTCGTGGGAGCCCGAGCGCGGCGACGGCCGGGAGGCCGACGGCGTAGCCGATCGTTCCGACGACCGCGACGTCGATCAGGCTGTTGCTCATACTGCCGGCTGTAACTTCGTGAAGATCTTCGCCACCCCGGGGTGGCGAAATCGTTCACAGATTTACAGCCGGTAGTATCAGCTGTGCGCCCGTCTGGGGGTCGTTCGACGCACCGCTCGCGAACACGGCGAGGAGTCCGCCGACGAACGGAAGCGACCCACAGAGGCCGGCGAGGACGTACGACGGGAGCACCGACCTCGTGGGTGGGAGCGTCCGGAACAGCGAGCGAACGCGCTTCGCGACCAGAAAGGGCGTCCAGAGGACGGTCGCGACGACGCCCGGTGCCAACAGCGTGGCGACGAGGTCGAGCCAGTCGGCGATCTGTGTCGACAGCGATTGGAGGGGGACCATACCGGGGTGTGTGTGACGACGAACAACCAGTTTCCGTCTCCTCGTGGCCCGGACGCGTCGGGCCGGTCGTCGGCCGGTTCGGTCTCACTCGGCCACACCGCGGCGAGGAATCGGCGTGCCCCGATCGGTCCCGGCTACGCGTCGACGGCTTCGACCTTCGAACCGCCACAACTGCGACACGTCGCGATTTCGGTTCCGGGGTCGCCGTAGTACTCTTCGCCACAGGACGGACATCGATGGGTCGGCTGCGTTCGCTCGTCGAGCCCGCCGGTGATCGTCACCGGAATCTCCGAATCGAGCATGACGGCCTGGCTGACGCTCCCAAAGAGCAGCGAGCCCAGCGGCGATCGCTTCCGACCGCCGAGGACGATCTGGTCGGCTCCGATCCGACTGGCCGCGTCGAGGATCTCGCTCGACGGGTCGCCGCTAGTGCTCATCGTCTCGACGGTGATCCCACGGTCCCGGAACCACTCCTGGACGTTGCGACCGGCCGTGATCTGCGTCGGCGACGTGTTCTCGGCGACGCTCTCGTCGTCGAAGACGTGCAACAGCGTCACCGTGATCTGGTCGCGGACGGCCGGCAACTCGCTGATAGCCCGAGCTTGCCCCATCGCACGCTCCTCGTCGCTGTCGATCGGCATGAGAACGTCGTACATTGCTATCGTACCTCACGAAAACCTCCGGCGAGCGAGCGTATTGTAAGTCGTTCCGTACCACCTCGCCCAGTGACTAAGTGAGAGGGGGACACAGGCAGACGTATGCAGACCTTACTGCTCGGACCAGATGCTGTCGACGAACACACGCCGCTCGCGGACGTGATCGCCGCCGTCTCCGACGCGTTCGGTGCGTACGCACGCGGCGACGTCGTCATGCCGGCCAAGTCCTACGTCGATCTCCCCCAGTACAACGGCGACTTTCGTTCCATGCCGGCCTACGTCGCCGCCGACGAGTGGGACGCCGCGGCGCTCAAGTGGGTCAACGTCCACCCGGACAATCCCGACTCGTACGACCTCCCGACAGTACTGGGGACGCTGATCTACTCCGATCCCCGCAACGGCTTCCCGCTCGCCGTGATGGACGGGACGCTCCTCACCCAGAAGCGGACCGGCGCGGCGTCGGCGGTCGCGACCGACCACCTCGCGGTCCCCGACGCCTCGTCGATGGGGCTGGTCGGTGCGGGCGTGCAGGCCTACACCCAGCTCGAAGCCATCGCCCAGGTCCGTGACATCGAGACGGTCGTCGTCGCCGATCAGGACGAGGCGGCGGTGCAGGCGTTCGTCGATCACTTCTCGGACCGCTTCGACGTGCGCGGCGGGACGATCGAGGAGGCCGCCGCCTGCGACGTGCTCTCGACGGTGACGCCCGTCTCGGAGCCGATCATCCACGCCGTCGGCGACCGGACCCACGTCAACGCGATCGGAGCCGACGCCGCCGGGAAACACGAGATCGCCGACGAGGTGTTGCTCGACGCGACGATCGTGATCGACGACTACGAGCAGTGTACTCACTCGGGCGAGATCAACGTCCCCTGGAGCGAGGGGCGACTGGACGACGACGACATCCACGCGGAACTCGGTGATCTCGTCGTCGGCGATCGACCCGGTCGAGACGGGATCGACGGCGTGACCGTCTTCGACTCGACCGGGCTGGCGATCCAGGACGTGGCCTGTGCCCACGTCGCCTACGAGAACGCCAGTGACGGGGGATCGGGGACCGACTTCGAACTCGTCGGGACCGACCTCAGTTCGTGAGCTTGTCGACCAGCCAGATCAGTGCGAGGATCGGCAACACCGGGAGCATGACGACGAGCATGCCGGCGAAGATGAGCCAGCCGATCGCGTTCATCTGACTGTCGTCGCTCTCGTTGGCCAGTGGCGTGACCGTCCGGAGTCCGGAGCCGCCGTCGGTTTCTGCTGCCATGTCTCGACGTTCGACGCCTGCGTTGATAATGCTCTCGGGTTCTATCGACGACACGCCGCCAGTCTGTGGTAATCACTCACAAACAATTATGTAGTTTCGACCACATATGTACGGTGTGAGTGATCGACATCCGAGCCACGGTCGCGGTCCCGCGCGTCCTCCCGAATCTCGGTCGCCGGTCCCCGGCTCGCGCGTGGTCTGGCGGGCGGTCGCCCTCTTGCTCGCCGCGTTCGTCCTCGTGAGCGTGTTCGGACAGATCGCCCCGATCAGCTACGTCAACAGCGGGAGCATGGCTCCGGCGCTGTCGACCGGTGACGGGTTCGTCGCGGTGCCGGCGGCCGTCGCCGACGATCCCGATCCCGGCGACGTGATCGTCTACCGCTCCCAGGAGATCGAGGCCGGCGGACTGGTCACCCACCGGATCGTCGGCCGGACCGACGGGGGGTTCGTGACGAAAGGCGACGCGAACCCCGTCACCGACCAGCAGGCCGGCGAACCGCCGGTTTCGCGCGATCGCATCGTCGCGCAGGTGTTCGCGGTCGACGGGCGCGTGGTCTCGCTGTCGGGTCTCGGGACCGTCTCGATGACGATTCGCAGCGCCGTCCGGACGAGTCCCGTCGGCCTCCCGCCAGCGTCGATGGAGCTGCTGGTGCTTGCCGCGGGTGCGGTGTTGTTCTGGCGCGGGCGGTGATATAGTAACGATTGAAACGATTTACACACCGATCGCACTGCCGTCGCGCGATCGGGTGTGCATTAATTTTCAATGGCTACTACACTGTCGGCTGTACGTCTGTACAGAATTTCGCGATTCCGTGCTCGCGAATCTCCCGAAACAGTTACAGCCGGCAGTATGAGTCACTCGGCGGGGTCGACGAGGCCGAGCTCGGCCAGATCCCGGAGCACGTCCAGAGCGTGGCCGTCCGGCCGGACGCCCTCGTAGAGGCCGACGACGCGCCCCGCGGCGATGACGAACGTCGTCCGGGCCACGCGCCCGTCGTCGAGGGCAACGCCGAAGGCGTCGGCGATCTCACCGTCGGGATCGGCCAGCAGGTCGAACGCGAGGTCGTGGTCCTCGGCGAACGCGCGGTGGCCGTCCACGTCGTCGGTCGAGACGCCGTAGACGGGGATTCCGGCGTCTCGATAGGTGTCGTAGTGGTCGTCGAACTGGCGGGCCTGGGTCGTCCAGCCGGCGGCGTCGTCTCGCGGGTAGCAGTAAAGCACCGTCGCACCGCCGAAGTCGGGCTCGACGCGCTCGCCCCACTGGTTCCGGGCGCTGATCGCCGGGGCGTCCGAGCCCGTGTCGAGCACCATCGTCACTCCACCGTGATCGACGTGCCGCCGTCGCTGGACTGCTTGCCCAGCTCGACGGTCAACACGCCGTCGTCGTAGCTGGCGGTCGTCGCCTCGGGAGCGACGGCCTCCGGGAGGCGGACCGTCCGACGGGCGGCCTGTCGGGGTCGTTCCCGCTTCACGTAGCGACCGTCTCGGTCCGGCTCGTCGTCGGCCGCACTGATCGTCAGCAGCGTGTCGTCTTCGAGGGTCACGTCGATGGCGTCGCTGGACCGGCCCGGGAGGTCGGCGCGGACGACGATCTCCTCGCCCGTATCGAGCACGTCGACGGGAACGCCCGTGCGCTCGGTGCCGAACTGCTCGCTCACGAGGTCGAAGGCCCGTTCCAGCTCTTCGAAGGGATCTGTCGGTGTCGAGTCGTCCATGCGTACCTGTTGGCTCGGAACCGGGATAAAAACCGTCGCTCGTACTGGGCCGGCGGTCACGCCGTGGGCCCTTCGCTGGCGATCAATTCAGGACGGTCTCGGAGTCGTACGAGCCCAGTCGCTTCACCCATCCCTTCTCGGCGATGGCTTCGATGTCTGCCAGTGCCTTCTGGGTCCGTTCCTCGTAGAGGCCGGCCTCCACGTCGACGTGGAAGACGTAGTCGCCCAGCCGCTCGCCGCTGGGGCGAGACTCCACCCGAGTGAGATTGATGTTGCGGTCGGCGAACGGCTCCAGCATCTCCAGCAGCAGTCCGGGGTAGTCGACGTTGGGGTAGACGATCAGCGAGGACTTCGAGCCCGCGTCGGACCGCTCGGCGAGCGGCGCGACGACCACGAAGCGCGTGGCGTTCGAGGACTGGTCCTGGATGTCTTCGGCCAGCACCTGCAGATCGGTGCCCTCGCCGCCGTTGTCCGGGTGGCCGATACCGGCGACCGACGGGTCGTCGCGGGCGCGCTCGACGCCGCGAGCGGTGGAGGCGACGGCCTCCAGCTTGGCGTCGGGGTAGTTGGCGTCGAGGTAGGACCGACACTGGGCCAGCGCCTGGGCGTGGCTGGCGACCAGTTCGAAGTCGCCGCGCTGGGCCAGCAGCGCGTGACGGATCGGCGTGATGATCTCCTTGACGACGGCGACCTCGTAGCCCGCGAAGGCGTCGAGGCTCTCCGTGACCGATCCCTCGATGCTGTTCTCGACGGCGACGACGCCGCGATCCGCCTCGCCGCCCGCGACCGCTTCGACGATGGCGGTCGGCGACTCTCGGAACTCGATCTCGTCGTCGTCGGCGACCGAGCGGGCTGCCCGGTGCGAGTAGGTTCCGGCCGGCCCCAGCGTGAGCATCTTCATACCAGCCGGTACAGCGCTCGACGTGAAAAGAATCGTGGTCGCGCGGCTACAGTCGCCGGAAGCGACGGTCGACGTACCAGTGTGCCACGAGGACGACGGCGCTGGCAGACAGCGCCCCGATGCCGACGGAGCCAAGCGACAGCCCGTACACCGAGCCCGCGAGGGGATTCTGTCCCATGGTCGCCACGTAGGACCCGACGGCGTCGCCGCCGAACAGCCCCATGGCGATCGAGCCGGTCGTGATCGCGATCGCGAACCCGCCCATTGCGAGGCTGACGCCACCGGCGAAGTCCTCGACGGTGAGGACCTGGTAGGCCTGTTGTTCGGTCAGGGGCGCGTGCTCGACGCGGTACAGCGCCGCCCCGACGAGCAAGGCGGCCGAGAAAAGCACCATCGTCCCGCCGAACGCGCCGAGCAGCGCGACCTTCGGCGTCGCGGTCATCGGGTCGGTCGTCGTCAGATAGCCGGTGACGCTGTCGGGATAGAGCCAGTAGAGTGGCACGGTCGCGGCAAGCACCGCGAGCAGGAGTCCCTGGACGCGCAGCTTCCAGGGGATCGGCTGTGTGAAAAGCGAGTCCCGCAGGACGCGCACCCGCTCGTAGGCCGAATCCGAGAGGACGGCGTCGGTGATTCCGTCGCTGCGCTGTTGTTCAGGTGACATCTGTCGTCTCGTTAGGCATGCCTTTCTTAATCTCAGACTTAACGCTTTCCCTTCAATATTCGCCGGTTGTTGCGGAAAGAATACGGGTACAGGCCAGTTCCGGTGGGTTCGTTACCGCGTGTGGATGGCTTCGCCGCGGGCCGCCAGCGCGGCCTCGTGGACGGCCTCCGAGAGCGTCGGGTGGGTGTGGATCGTGCCGGCGATGTCTTCGAGCGTCGCGCCCATCTCGATTGCCAGGCCGACCTCGGCGATGGACTCGGAGGCCTCCGGGCCGACGATCTGTGCGCCCAGGACGAAGCCGGTCTCGTCGTCGGCGACGATCCGGACGAACCCCGCTTTCTCGTCGACCGTCAGCGCGCGGCCGTTGGCCCGCATCGGCATCTGGCCGACGACGGGGTCGAACCCGGCGTCGGCGGCTTCCGCTTCGGTCATGCCGACGGTCCCGATCTCCGGTTCGGTAAAGACCGCGGCCGGAATCGCCTGGTGGTCCAGTGCGGCCGGCTCGCCCGCGACGACCTCGGCGGCGACCTCGCCCTCGGCCATCGCCTTGTGGGCCAGCATCGGCTCGCCGGCCACGTCGCCGACGGCGAAGACGTGCTCGGCGTCGGTCCGGGCCTGCTCGTCCGTCGCCAGGAACCCGTCCTCGTCGGGTTCGATGCCAAGTTCGTCCAGTCCCAGCCCGTCAGTGACCGCCTGGCGACCGACTGCGACGAGTGCCTTCTCGGCGTCGAACCGCGTCAGATCGCCGTCTTCGTCCTCCGTGTGGACGACGATCTCCTCGCCCGCCTGCTCCCAGCTGTCGGCCGCCTCCCCGAAGTAGAAGTCGACGCCGATCTCCTCGGCCCGTTCCCGGACCAGCGTGGCAATATCGTCCTCGAAGCCCGGCAGTGCCTCGTCCAGCATCTCGACGACGGTCACCTCGCTGCCGAGCTTCTGGAACACCGTCGACAGCTCCATGCCGATGTAGCCCGCGCCGACGACCAGGAGCCGCTCGGGCAGCGACTCCAGTGCGAGTGCCTCCTTCGAGGAGAGGATCGGGTCGGCGTCGAACTCGAAGCCGGGGACCTGGATCGGGCGGCTCCCCGTGGCGACGATCGCGTGCTCGAACTCGACGGTCTCCGAGCCCTGTCCGTCGCCGCCGTGGGCGATCCGTGCGGTGTGCTCGCCGGTAAACGTCGCCTCGCCCTCGATCAGTTCCACGCCGGCCGACTTCGCCAGCGACTCGACGCCCCGCGTCAGCCGGGTGACGACGCCGTCTTTCCACTCGACCATCCCGGACAGGTCGACCGCCGGGTCGGCGTAGACGCCCATCTCCTCGGCCTGGCCGGCCCGGTGGGCCACGTCTGCCCCCGAGATCAGCGCCTTCGAGGGGATACAGCCGTGGTTGAGGCAGGTCCCTCCGTAGGCGTCTCGCTCGACGAGTGTGGTGTCGACGCCGAGCTGAGCGGCCCGGATGGCGGCCACGTACCCGCCCGGCCCGCCGCCGACGACCAGCAGTTCCGTTCCTGTCGTTACGTCTCCGACGACCATACCGATGCCTCACACGGCCGCCTGAAAAAGACGACTGTCCCCGGCCAGCCGTCGGCCGCCGTCGCTGGCGTCGACGGCCGTCGCTGTCAGTAGTCCGAAGCCTCATGTCTCTCAGTCCCCGACTCCGAGGCGATGAACGAGTCGATCGAGTCGAACATCACGACGCTGTCGGTCGACGGCGACGACGTCACCGTCCGATATCTCACTGCCGGTGACGGACCGCCACTGCTCTTCTTGCACGGGATCGGACTCGACGCGGCGGCGGTGTCCGGCCGGTACGCGCTGCCCGCACTGGCCGAGGAGTACACCGTCTACGCGCTCGATTTCCCGGGCCACGGCGAGAGCGAGAAGCCCCGCCGAACGTATACGACGGACTACTACGTAGACACACTGTCGGCGTTCGTCGACGAACTCGGTCTCGCCGGCGCGAGCGTCGTCGGCGTGTCGATGGGTGGTGCGGTCGCGCTCGGCCACGCGCTCGACGGCGGTCGCCCCGAGCGGCTGGTGCTCGTCGACAGCTACGGCCTCGGTGCCGACGCGTACTGGCGGACCGGTGCCAGTCTCGCCCTCCGGATCCCGTTCGCGGACAGCCTGCTCTGGGGGAGCATGGGAACGCGCGCGGCGGTCCGGACCAGCCTCCGGACGATGTCCGGGGCGACCCTGCCGGACGAACTGGTCGACGACGTGTACGAGACGATCTCACCGGCGACCATGCGGACGCTCCGGAGCTGGCAGCGCCACGAGTTCCAGGCCGACGGTCTCCGGACCGACTACACGGAACGGCTCTCGGAGCTCGACGTTCCGACGCTGCTCGTCCACGGCTCGGCGGACCCGCTGCTCCCGGTATCGTGGTCGCAACGAGCGAGTGAGCTGTTACCAGACGGGCAGTTCCTGGCGGCGGAGGGCTGTGGGCACTGGCCACACAGGGAACACCCAGAGCGGTTCAATCGAGCGGTAACGGCGTTTCTCTAGCTCTCGTCGGGCATCTCGTCGATGAGGACGACGGCCTCGCCGTCGATGACCACGTCGCCGTCGTCGACGACGCGGGTCGTCAGGCGGTACTGGTCGTCGCCCAGATCCTCGACGATCTCGATTTCGGCCGTCAGACGGTCGTCGATGCGGACCGGGTTGTGAAACTCCAGATCCTGCGAGAGATAGATCGTCAGCCCCGGCAGCCGCGCGAGGGCGGCGCTGATGAGTCCGCCGACGAGCGTGCCGTGCGCGATCCGGCCGCGGAATCGGGTCTGCTCGGCGAAGTCGTCGTCGAGGTGGAGGGGGTTCGTGTCGCCGCTGGCGGCCGCGAACTGCTTGACGTCGTTGTCGGAGATCCGCTTCGTGAACTCGACGCGATCACCGACCCCGAGCCGGTCGGGGTTGTCGGCGCTCAGTTCGACGTGCCACTCGGGGAGGTCCTCGTCGGCCTCGATGCGTTCTGCCGGGAGCGGCTTGCCGTCCCCGTCGTCGTCCGGTCGGACGCCGAACGCCGCGAACGCTGCCCGATTGGCCGCCACCACGCTGTTGAACATGTGTGAGGACGTTTCTGTCCACGTGTCCAACAGCGGGTTGTCGTGAGATTCAGAACTCATTGCTGGAAGAGCATTGGTTCCTCCGATATTAAAGGGTGGTGGTAGTCGCTGTTCGTCGTTCAGACGGCTCCTACCGCTCGACAACGGCGCATTTCCGCCCGCGAACCTCCGTCTCGTTGCCAGGTCGGTTGCCGTCTGATGACATCTGATGGTAGTCAGTGGTGATGAACGGAAGCTTTATGTCGTTGAAAGGAATAGAGTGTAGTACCCGATGACCGACGAGAACGATGTCACGATGTGGCCCCCGATGTTCAAGGGAATGCAGGAAGCGAGCGAGCAGGCGATCGAATCCCAGCAGGAGATGCTCCAGCAGATGATGTCTGCCGGCAGCAGCATGCCCGGCTTCGACATGAACCAGCTCGGTGCGATGAGCCAGATGGCGACGTTCAAGACCCGCGTCCAGAGCGGCGGACGCATCTCCATTCCCGACGCCGAGCGAGAGGCCCTCGACATCGAGGAAGGCGACATCGTCCAGACAGTCGTTCTCCCGGTCAAGCGGAACCGCACGGAGTAACCTATGAGCCAGTACACAACCCCAGTCACCACGGCGTTCGAGATGCAGCGCGCGACGATCGAGCAGAGCCAGAAGGCGCTCAAACAGAGCATCGAGTTCCAGAAGAACATGAACGAGGCCATGCTCGGCAGCCTCGACAGCCAGGAGTCGGCACAGCGACGCGGCGTCGAACTCGCACAGACGGCCGTCCACAACTACCTCGACACCGTCGAGTCGACGGTCCCCGGCGTCGCACCCACCGTCGAGGAGATCCGAACGACCGTCGACGAGCAGTACGAGTTCCTGCTGGAGAACCACGCCGAGGTCTTCGAGAACGTCGAAGCGGAGTTCCACGAGGGCGCGGAGACTTACGACGAGATGACCGGCGACGTCGTCGCGGCGCTCGACGAGCAGATCGACCTGCTCGTCGAGGCCCACGAGGACCTCGAAGACCAGTCCGTCGAGGCCGTCGAGCAGTGGGGCGACCAGCTCGAAGACCTCCAGGACCAGGTCGAAGAGGTCCAGGAACAGGTCCGCGAAGTCCAGGAACAGGCCGCCGACGCCGTCGAGGC
It encodes the following:
- the lpdA gene encoding dihydrolipoyl dehydrogenase, whose product is MVVGDVTTGTELLVVGGGPGGYVAAIRAAQLGVDTTLVERDAYGGTCLNHGCIPSKALISGADVAHRAGQAEEMGVYADPAVDLSGMVEWKDGVVTRLTRGVESLAKSAGVELIEGEATFTGEHTARIAHGGDGQGSETVEFEHAIVATGSRPIQVPGFEFDADPILSSKEALALESLPERLLVVGAGYIGMELSTVFQKLGSEVTVVEMLDEALPGFEDDIATLVRERAEEIGVDFYFGEAADSWEQAGEEIVVHTEDEDGDLTRFDAEKALVAVGRQAVTDGLGLDELGIEPDEDGFLATDEQARTDAEHVFAVGDVAGEPMLAHKAMAEGEVAAEVVAGEPAALDHQAIPAAVFTEPEIGTVGMTEAEAADAGFDPVVGQMPMRANGRALTVDEKAGFVRIVADDETGFVLGAQIVGPEASESIAEVGLAIEMGATLEDIAGTIHTHPTLSEAVHEAALAARGEAIHTR
- a CDS encoding universal stress protein, with translation MYDVLMPIDSDEERAMGQARAISELPAVRDQITVTLLHVFDDESVAENTSPTQITAGRNVQEWFRDRGITVETMSTSGDPSSEILDAASRIGADQIVLGGRKRSPLGSLLFGSVSQAVMLDSEIPVTITGGLDERTQPTHRCPSCGEEYYGDPGTEIATCRSCGGSKVEAVDA
- a CDS encoding AbrB/MazE/SpoVT family DNA-binding domain-containing protein yields the protein MTDENDVTMWPPMFKGMQEASEQAIESQQEMLQQMMSAGSSMPGFDMNQLGAMSQMATFKTRVQSGGRISIPDAEREALDIEEGDIVQTVVLPVKRNRTE
- a CDS encoding Hsp20/alpha crystallin family protein; the encoded protein is MDDSTPTDPFEELERAFDLVSEQFGTERTGVPVDVLDTGEEIVVRADLPGRSSDAIDVTLEDDTLLTISAADDEPDRDGRYVKRERPRQAARRTVRLPEAVAPEATTASYDDGVLTVELGKQSSDGGTSITVE
- a CDS encoding alanine dehydrogenase, which codes for MQTLLLGPDAVDEHTPLADVIAAVSDAFGAYARGDVVMPAKSYVDLPQYNGDFRSMPAYVAADEWDAAALKWVNVHPDNPDSYDLPTVLGTLIYSDPRNGFPLAVMDGTLLTQKRTGAASAVATDHLAVPDASSMGLVGAGVQAYTQLEAIAQVRDIETVVVADQDEAAVQAFVDHFSDRFDVRGGTIEEAAACDVLSTVTPVSEPIIHAVGDRTHVNAIGADAAGKHEIADEVLLDATIVIDDYEQCTHSGEINVPWSEGRLDDDDIHAELGDLVVGDRPGRDGIDGVTVFDSTGLAIQDVACAHVAYENASDGGSGTDFELVGTDLSS
- the pheA gene encoding prephenate dehydratase, producing the protein MKMLTLGPAGTYSHRAARSVADDDEIEFRESPTAIVEAVAGGEADRGVVAVENSIEGSVTESLDAFAGYEVAVVKEIITPIRHALLAQRGDFELVASHAQALAQCRSYLDANYPDAKLEAVASTARGVERARDDPSVAGIGHPDNGGEGTDLQVLAEDIQDQSSNATRFVVVAPLAERSDAGSKSSLIVYPNVDYPGLLLEMLEPFADRNINLTRVESRPSGERLGDYVFHVDVEAGLYEERTQKALADIEAIAEKGWVKRLGSYDSETVLN
- a CDS encoding DUF7535 family protein, which codes for MAAETDGGSGLRTVTPLANESDDSQMNAIGWLIFAGMLVVMLPVLPILALIWLVDKLTN
- a CDS encoding MaoC family dehydratase — encoded protein: MFNSVVAANRAAFAAFGVRPDDDGDGKPLPAERIEADEDLPEWHVELSADNPDRLGVGDRVEFTKRISDNDVKQFAAASGDTNPLHLDDDFAEQTRFRGRIAHGTLVGGLISAALARLPGLTIYLSQDLEFHNPVRIDDRLTAEIEIVEDLGDDQYRLTTRVVDDGDVVIDGEAVVLIDEMPDES
- a CDS encoding DUF2061 domain-containing protein — protein: METHRRSILKAASYRLFATSVVFGVAVLFTGEFGASAKIGLSAAVAKTVLYYVWERQWSSIEWGLAQPE
- a CDS encoding peroxiredoxin, whose product is MVLDTGSDAPAISARNQWGERVEPDFGGATVLYCYPRDDAAGWTTQARQFDDHYDTYRDAGIPVYGVSTDDVDGHRAFAEDHDLAFDLLADPDGEIADAFGVALDDGRVARTTFVIAAGRVVGLYEGVRPDGHALDVLRDLAELGLVDPAE
- a CDS encoding signal peptidase I, with the translated sequence MYGVSDRHPSHGRGPARPPESRSPVPGSRVVWRAVALLLAAFVLVSVFGQIAPISYVNSGSMAPALSTGDGFVAVPAAVADDPDPGDVIVYRSQEIEAGGLVTHRIVGRTDGGFVTKGDANPVTDQQAGEPPVSRDRIVAQVFAVDGRVVSLSGLGTVSMTIRSAVRTSPVGLPPASMELLVLAAGAVLFWRGR
- a CDS encoding alpha/beta fold hydrolase, with amino-acid sequence MNESIESNITTLSVDGDDVTVRYLTAGDGPPLLFLHGIGLDAAAVSGRYALPALAEEYTVYALDFPGHGESEKPRRTYTTDYYVDTLSAFVDELGLAGASVVGVSMGGAVALGHALDGGRPERLVLVDSYGLGADAYWRTGASLALRIPFADSLLWGSMGTRAAVRTSLRTMSGATLPDELVDDVYETISPATMRTLRSWQRHEFQADGLRTDYTERLSELDVPTLLVHGSADPLLPVSWSQRASELLPDGQFLAAEGCGHWPHREHPERFNRAVTAFL